In Pedobacter sp. W3I1, one DNA window encodes the following:
- a CDS encoding AGE family epimerase/isomerase: protein MKLDLAKYKEELSSELENILSYWKNFTVDEVNGGFVGKIDNDNNIDYTGPKGSVLNARILWSFSSAYNLKGNADDLAIADRAFQYILNHFIDDEFGGVYWLLDAKGNPIDTKKQVYAIAFTIYAFSEYFIASNNNLAKDKAIELYKNLVANSYDNEKGGYFEAFSREWKSLDDLRLSEKDANEKKTMNTHLHVLEAFTTLYKIWPNEDLRRKIIALIHDFTSHIINEQTGNLVLFFDENWIPKSDIISYGHDIEAAWLLLEAAEAVHDEALIEHIKSTSVKMAEVAKNGLDADGSLWYEYESSTNHFIKEKHWWVQAEAMVGFFNAWQVSADERFLETSLKNWAFVKRKIINYPKGEWFWGISEQDEVMPGEDKVGVWKCPYHNSRACIELIKRIGQLILPKASTL from the coding sequence TTGAAATTAGATTTAGCAAAATATAAGGAAGAATTAAGCTCAGAATTGGAAAATATTCTGAGCTATTGGAAGAATTTCACAGTTGATGAAGTTAATGGAGGCTTTGTTGGAAAAATCGACAATGATAACAATATTGATTATACTGGGCCTAAGGGAAGTGTTTTAAATGCCCGGATTCTTTGGTCTTTTTCCTCAGCTTATAATTTAAAAGGGAATGCTGATGATCTAGCAATTGCTGATCGAGCCTTTCAATACATTTTAAATCATTTTATTGATGATGAATTTGGTGGTGTTTATTGGTTGCTTGATGCAAAAGGAAACCCGATTGATACAAAAAAGCAGGTTTATGCCATAGCTTTCACCATTTATGCCTTTAGTGAATACTTCATTGCCAGTAATAATAACCTCGCGAAAGATAAGGCTATTGAGCTTTATAAAAACCTGGTCGCCAATAGTTACGACAATGAAAAAGGTGGCTATTTCGAAGCTTTTAGCAGAGAATGGAAATCTTTGGATGATTTAAGACTGAGTGAAAAAGATGCCAATGAAAAGAAAACGATGAATACGCATCTACATGTGTTAGAGGCGTTTACAACGCTGTACAAAATTTGGCCAAATGAAGATTTGAGGCGCAAAATTATAGCGCTTATCCATGATTTTACATCCCACATCATCAACGAGCAAACTGGAAATCTGGTTCTGTTTTTTGATGAAAACTGGATTCCAAAATCAGACATCATTTCTTACGGACACGACATAGAAGCCGCCTGGCTTTTGCTTGAAGCTGCAGAAGCTGTTCATGATGAAGCCCTAATTGAACATATAAAATCAACTTCAGTTAAAATGGCTGAAGTTGCTAAGAACGGCCTTGATGCAGATGGAAGTCTTTGGTACGAATACGAATCCTCTACAAATCATTTTATCAAGGAAAAACATTGGTGGGTACAGGCAGAAGCCATGGTTGGTTTTTTTAATGCTTGGCAGGTGTCAGCTGATGAACGCTTTCTGGAGACCAGTCTGAAAAATTGGGCGTTCGTGAAACGTAAAATCATCAATTATCCAAAAGGAGAGTGGTTTTGGGGTATAAGTGAACAGGATGAAGTAATGCCCGGCGAAGATAAGGTTGGTGTTTGGAAATGCCCTTATCACAATAGCCGGGCCTGTATAGAACTTATCAAGAGGATTGGACAGTTAATTCTTCCCAAAGCCTCGACCCTGTAG
- a CDS encoding AraC family transcriptional regulator produces MNNIIKEITPLTQNDCFTIFSRVKQDFDFPLHFHEEFELNLILNAPGAKRIVGDNIEEITDMELVLVGPNLSHVWTTHNCKSEEITEVTIQWHKDLFDDKMLRRNQLSFIRKMFERSVRGILFPRETIEKVYQRILDINQLQGFDSVLELMSILHDLSSSKSMRVLSDATFNNDQVLNYNSRRIDKAFEFMNANFNKQITLKDLSKLVSMTEVSFSRFIKKRTGNTFIDSLNEIRLGHATRMLIETTHSVSEISYKCGFNNISNFNRLFKKKKHCTPKEFRENFSGTRVFI; encoded by the coding sequence ATGAATAACATCATTAAAGAAATTACGCCACTCACACAAAACGATTGTTTCACTATTTTTTCAAGGGTAAAACAAGACTTCGATTTCCCGCTACATTTTCACGAAGAGTTTGAACTTAATTTAATTTTAAACGCTCCGGGTGCAAAGCGAATTGTAGGCGATAATATTGAAGAAATTACAGACATGGAACTGGTGTTGGTTGGCCCGAATTTATCTCATGTTTGGACAACCCATAACTGCAAAAGTGAGGAAATTACCGAGGTTACTATTCAATGGCATAAAGATCTTTTTGATGATAAAATGTTGCGCAGAAATCAGCTCAGTTTTATTCGCAAAATGTTCGAGCGTTCAGTTCGGGGAATCTTATTCCCGAGAGAAACGATCGAAAAGGTTTATCAACGCATATTGGATATTAACCAGCTTCAGGGATTTGATTCTGTTCTGGAATTAATGAGCATTTTACATGATTTATCCTCATCAAAAAGTATGCGGGTTTTATCTGATGCTACTTTTAATAACGACCAAGTTTTAAACTACAACAGCAGAAGAATTGATAAGGCTTTCGAGTTTATGAACGCAAACTTTAATAAGCAAATTACCCTAAAAGATTTATCGAAACTGGTAAGCATGACAGAAGTTTCCTTTAGCCGGTTTATTAAAAAACGGACAGGAAATACATTTATAGATAGTTTAAATGAAATCCGTTTGGGCCACGCTACGCGGATGCTTATTGAAACAACGCATTCAGTTTCTGAAATTTCTTATAAGTGCGGTTTTAATAACATTTCCAACTTTAACCGTTTGTTTAAGAAAAAGAAACACTGTACGCCTAAAGAGTTTAGAGAAAATTTCTCCGGGACGAGGGTATTTATTTAG
- a CDS encoding DUF4986 domain-containing protein encodes MKLSTEELPHSSNYVAFLHGPIVLAAKTGTSDLDNLIGDSNQFGGYRARGKMYPLDTAPVLESNGANLEKYLKPVPGKLQTFTAPGLIGPAAFKNLQLIPFYKLHDARYMIYWSKKGLKNTSN; translated from the coding sequence ATGAAACTTAGTACGGAAGAATTACCTCATAGCTCAAATTATGTAGCATTTTTACATGGTCCTATTGTATTAGCTGCAAAAACCGGCACATCCGATCTGGATAATTTAATTGGCGATTCAAACCAGTTTGGAGGCTACCGTGCAAGAGGAAAAATGTACCCGTTGGACACTGCACCTGTTCTAGAGAGCAATGGAGCAAATCTTGAAAAATACTTAAAACCAGTTCCCGGGAAGCTTCAAACCTTTACTGCTCCAGGACTAATCGGTCCTGCAGCATTTAAAAACCTGCAACTGATCCCTTTCTACAAACTGCATGACGCACGGTATATGATCTATTGGTCAAAAAAGGGCCTTAAAAATACCAGCAACTGA
- a CDS encoding sodium:solute symporter family protein → MKLQLIDVLIIILYLATMIFIGFWYRKKAKQNKESYMMGGKSLPWYKLGLSDASDMFDISGTMWMVALCFVYGLKSIWIPWLWPVFNQVFMMMFLSKWLRRSNANTGAEWLQTRFGTIGKGVKGSHVVVIAFALISCFGFLAYGFIGLGKFMEIFIPWDFVKAYVPFDVPAKYVPHFYGIVFTLFAMFYSILGGMHSIVLGDMIKYAFMTIGCVAIAVIAMNHLHGHTLNVPKGWDDPFFSWKLDLDWSKIAADANKKIADDGFSLFGIFFGMMLLKGVFASLAGPAPNYDMQKVLSTRSPKDASKMTGFVSIILLPIRYSMVIGLTVLALLYYNQIYLKGPDGVTDFERILPATINNFLPVGILGIVLTGLLGAFMGTFSGTLNAAQAYIVNDIYLKYINPSASTKKVINMNYIVGVVVVAIGVVLGFFANNVNDILQWIVGGLYGGYVAANCLKWYWWRFNANGFFWGMAVGIGAALAMPYVTNGLPLYWWPLLFALSMIGCVVGTYAAPPTEEATLKSFYKTVRPWGFWKPIHALVVADDPTFQANKGFKLDMFNVVLGIIAQLCLTILPMYFILSMHTPLFITIAILAVIVFILKRTWWDKLED, encoded by the coding sequence ATGAAATTACAATTAATAGACGTTTTAATCATCATCCTCTACCTTGCTACAATGATTTTCATTGGCTTTTGGTATCGAAAAAAAGCCAAGCAGAATAAGGAAAGTTATATGATGGGTGGGAAATCTCTTCCTTGGTATAAGCTTGGGCTGAGTGATGCATCAGATATGTTCGATATCAGCGGAACGATGTGGATGGTTGCTTTGTGCTTTGTGTACGGCTTAAAAAGCATTTGGATTCCTTGGCTTTGGCCAGTATTCAATCAGGTTTTTATGATGATGTTTCTAAGCAAGTGGTTGCGTAGAAGTAATGCTAATACAGGTGCAGAATGGTTGCAAACAAGATTTGGAACCATCGGGAAAGGTGTAAAAGGTTCTCATGTTGTGGTAATTGCATTTGCATTAATTAGTTGTTTTGGATTTTTAGCTTATGGTTTTATCGGTTTGGGAAAATTCATGGAAATTTTTATCCCATGGGATTTTGTAAAAGCTTACGTGCCCTTTGATGTCCCTGCCAAATACGTCCCGCATTTCTATGGAATTGTATTTACATTATTTGCCATGTTTTATTCCATTTTAGGAGGGATGCACAGTATTGTTCTCGGGGATATGATTAAATATGCCTTTATGACCATTGGTTGTGTTGCAATTGCAGTTATTGCCATGAATCATCTTCATGGCCATACTTTAAATGTTCCAAAAGGTTGGGATGATCCCTTCTTCAGCTGGAAATTAGATTTGGATTGGAGTAAAATTGCGGCCGATGCCAATAAAAAAATAGCAGATGATGGTTTCAGTCTGTTCGGGATTTTCTTTGGAATGATGTTGTTGAAAGGTGTTTTTGCATCACTGGCTGGCCCAGCTCCAAACTATGATATGCAAAAGGTTTTAAGTACCAGAAGTCCAAAGGATGCAAGTAAAATGACTGGCTTTGTCAGTATCATTTTATTGCCAATCCGTTATTCTATGGTGATCGGTTTAACTGTATTGGCACTATTATATTACAACCAGATTTATTTAAAAGGCCCCGATGGTGTTACCGATTTCGAACGCATTTTACCTGCTACTATAAATAATTTTCTCCCCGTTGGGATCCTGGGAATTGTACTTACAGGTTTGCTTGGGGCATTTATGGGTACTTTTAGTGGTACGCTGAACGCAGCTCAAGCTTATATTGTAAACGATATTTATTTAAAATACATCAACCCTTCAGCAAGCACGAAAAAGGTAATCAACATGAATTATATTGTCGGTGTTGTGGTGGTTGCAATTGGTGTAGTTTTAGGGTTTTTCGCCAATAATGTAAATGATATTCTGCAGTGGATTGTTGGAGGCTTATACGGCGGTTATGTAGCTGCAAACTGCCTTAAATGGTATTGGTGGCGTTTTAATGCCAATGGTTTTTTCTGGGGAATGGCCGTTGGTATCGGGGCTGCGTTGGCAATGCCTTATGTAACAAATGGATTACCGCTCTATTGGTGGCCGTTGTTATTTGCACTTTCTATGATCGGTTGTGTCGTTGGTACTTACGCTGCCCCTCCAACTGAAGAAGCTACATTGAAATCGTTTTACAAAACGGTAAGGCCTTGGGGTTTTTGGAAACCGATCCATGCCTTGGTTGTAGCAGATGATCCAACTTTTCAGGCAAACAAAGGATTTAAGCTCGATATGTTTAATGTAGTGCTGGGAATCATCGCTCAGCTCTGCCTAACCATTTTACCAATGTATTTCATCTTGAGCATGCACACACCGCTTTTTATAACCATTGCCATTTTAGCAGTAATAGTATTTATTCTGAAAAGAACATGGTGGGATAAATTAGAAGATTAA
- a CDS encoding beta-galactosidase — MEKGKLLFGVAYYDEYMPYERLDKDIKMMKAAGINVVRIAESTWSTMEPQEGVYDFTHIDRVLDGMHKAGISVIIGTPTYAVPTWLVKKFPDVLAITSRGPNQYGTRQNMDITNIHFRTYAEKAIRKMLEHIKSHPAIIGFQIDNETKSYGTAGPEVQRQFVAYMKAKYPSLDDMNSIFGLDYWSNRINNWEDFPSVNGSINASLNAEFAKFQRALVTNYLAWQAAIVREYKKPSQFITQNFDLDWRGHSYGIQTEVDHFAAAKVLDVAGIDIYHPSQDKLTGAEISFGGDIARSMKAGQNYLVIETEAQGFPEWVPYPGQLRLQAFSHLASGADMVSYWHWHSIHNSAETYWKGLLSHDFEPNPTYDEARTIGEDFKKLGPDLANLKKKNDVAILFSNEAQTAYNSFGPGNYNSILRPMYDVLYNMNIGVDFIDPSSAKMEQYKLIVVPALYAAPDSLLRRLNSFVKNGGHIVYTFKSGFSDEHNKVRTLRQPGIISEACGISYNEFTVPEKVPLKGDPFGVGSQNFVEKWMELITPTTAKVLAFYDHPAWGKYAAVTQNNYGKGSAIYIGCGINGTLTEKILERALKDAGLWGNDQLMKFPLITKSGVNNQNKGVHYYLNYSATPKSFVYAYPKGKSLLSGDSIPAQSKHTLPAWGFQIVLEQ; from the coding sequence TTGGAAAAAGGAAAACTCCTTTTTGGGGTGGCATACTATGATGAATATATGCCTTATGAACGCCTTGATAAGGATATCAAAATGATGAAAGCAGCGGGGATTAATGTAGTCAGGATCGCTGAGTCTACCTGGAGTACCATGGAACCTCAGGAAGGCGTCTACGATTTTACCCATATCGACAGAGTGCTCGATGGAATGCATAAAGCGGGTATCAGCGTGATTATTGGTACGCCAACATATGCTGTACCTACCTGGCTGGTGAAAAAATTTCCGGATGTACTGGCCATCACCTCAAGGGGGCCTAATCAATATGGTACACGGCAGAACATGGATATTACCAACATCCATTTCAGGACCTACGCTGAAAAAGCCATCCGCAAGATGCTTGAGCACATCAAGAGCCACCCAGCGATTATCGGTTTTCAAATTGATAATGAAACTAAATCCTATGGAACGGCCGGTCCAGAGGTTCAAAGACAGTTTGTGGCATACATGAAAGCCAAATATCCTTCCCTTGATGATATGAACAGTATCTTTGGTCTGGACTACTGGAGTAATCGGATTAATAATTGGGAAGACTTTCCATCTGTCAATGGAAGTATCAATGCCAGTCTGAATGCAGAATTTGCAAAGTTCCAGCGCGCACTGGTTACCAATTACCTTGCCTGGCAGGCAGCTATTGTTCGGGAATACAAGAAACCCTCACAGTTCATTACCCAGAATTTCGACCTGGACTGGCGCGGCCACTCATACGGTATACAAACGGAAGTCGATCATTTTGCAGCAGCAAAGGTTTTGGATGTTGCCGGCATTGATATCTATCATCCATCCCAGGACAAACTGACTGGGGCAGAGATTTCTTTTGGAGGCGATATAGCCCGGTCAATGAAGGCTGGGCAGAATTACCTGGTTATTGAAACCGAGGCGCAAGGTTTTCCAGAATGGGTGCCCTACCCCGGACAATTGAGGCTGCAAGCCTTTAGCCATCTGGCATCCGGTGCCGATATGGTATCCTACTGGCATTGGCACTCGATTCACAATTCTGCGGAAACCTATTGGAAAGGATTGCTCAGTCATGATTTTGAGCCTAATCCAACTTATGATGAAGCCAGGACGATAGGTGAAGATTTCAAAAAACTGGGACCTGATCTGGCTAACCTTAAGAAAAAAAATGACGTTGCCATACTTTTTAGCAATGAGGCGCAAACTGCATATAACTCCTTTGGACCGGGCAATTATAACAGTATCCTTCGACCAATGTATGATGTACTGTATAATATGAATATTGGTGTGGACTTTATCGATCCGTCAAGTGCAAAAATGGAACAGTATAAATTAATTGTCGTGCCTGCTTTGTATGCTGCCCCTGATAGTTTGCTGCGCCGTCTGAACAGCTTTGTGAAAAATGGTGGACATATTGTATATACCTTCAAAAGTGGTTTTTCTGATGAACATAATAAAGTAAGGACACTTAGACAGCCTGGAATAATAAGTGAGGCCTGCGGTATCAGTTACAATGAATTTACAGTTCCAGAAAAGGTGCCCCTTAAAGGCGATCCTTTTGGGGTTGGCAGTCAGAACTTTGTGGAGAAGTGGATGGAGCTGATCACACCGACTACTGCAAAGGTACTGGCCTTTTATGACCATCCTGCATGGGGCAAATATGCAGCAGTTACACAGAACAATTATGGAAAGGGATCGGCAATCTACATTGGTTGCGGCATCAATGGAACTCTTACCGAAAAGATTCTGGAAAGGGCATTGAAAGATGCCGGCCTTTGGGGCAATGATCAACTGATGAAATTTCCGTTGATTACCAAGTCGGGAGTAAATAATCAAAATAAGGGGGTACATTATTATCTCAATTATTCTGCCACACCCAAATCATTTGTTTATGCATATCCTAAAGGGAAATCCCTGCTTAGCGGAGATAGTATACCCGCTCAAAGTAAGCATACCTTACCCGCCTGGGGTTTTCAGATCGTTCTCGAGCAGTAA
- a CDS encoding glycoside hydrolase family 26 protein, which translates to MIKKILPCFLFFCLPFVTVFGQLIDGKASLQTKNLYKNLAKLSGAKVLFGHQDDLAYGVGWKYQNGRSDIKDLTGEYPAVFGWDISGLETNQKENIDGVPFDKMKQYIKKAYDLGTINTLSWHMDNPISGKNSWDTSSIAVKSILPSGSKHLLYKSWLDKFSVFVKSLRGTDGKAIPILFRPFHENGGGWFWWGAKSCTPQEYKALWQFTISYLRDKKQLHNLIYVFNPCGFKTEEQYLERYPGNNYVDVLSFDYYQYGEVEKGESFAQDVAKNLAIQNKIARRSKKISALAETGYVEIPDANWWTNVFAKAIQENKPSYVLFWRNAGYREKEKDNHYYAPYPGQISAPDFLEFIKGNNILLQKGLKKYSVYN; encoded by the coding sequence ATGATTAAAAAAATACTACCATGTTTCTTGTTTTTTTGCTTACCATTCGTTACTGTTTTTGGTCAGTTAATTGATGGAAAGGCAAGCCTGCAAACCAAGAATTTATATAAAAATTTAGCCAAATTATCAGGCGCAAAAGTGTTGTTTGGACATCAGGATGATTTGGCTTATGGTGTAGGTTGGAAATATCAAAATGGTAGGAGCGATATCAAGGATTTAACGGGAGAATATCCTGCGGTCTTCGGTTGGGATATTTCGGGTTTAGAAACCAATCAAAAGGAAAATATTGATGGCGTTCCATTTGATAAAATGAAACAATACATTAAAAAAGCATACGATTTAGGTACAATAAATACATTAAGCTGGCACATGGATAATCCAATAAGTGGGAAAAATTCTTGGGACACTAGTTCAATAGCTGTTAAATCTATTCTTCCAAGTGGTTCAAAACACTTGCTGTATAAAAGCTGGCTGGATAAGTTTTCTGTATTTGTTAAATCATTAAGAGGTACTGACGGCAAGGCAATCCCAATTCTATTTAGGCCTTTTCATGAAAATGGCGGTGGTTGGTTTTGGTGGGGAGCAAAATCTTGTACCCCACAAGAATATAAGGCTTTATGGCAATTTACTATCAGTTATTTAAGAGATAAAAAGCAATTGCACAATTTGATTTATGTATTTAATCCCTGCGGCTTTAAAACTGAAGAACAATATTTAGAACGTTATCCAGGCAATAATTATGTTGATGTTTTAAGTTTCGATTACTATCAATACGGAGAAGTAGAGAAGGGCGAATCATTTGCGCAAGATGTTGCCAAAAACCTGGCTATTCAAAATAAAATAGCCCGAAGAAGTAAAAAAATAAGCGCACTTGCAGAAACAGGATATGTTGAAATTCCTGATGCAAACTGGTGGACAAACGTTTTTGCGAAGGCAATCCAAGAGAATAAACCATCTTATGTTCTGTTTTGGCGCAATGCCGGCTACCGGGAAAAGGAAAAGGATAATCATTATTATGCTCCATATCCCGGACAAATTTCCGCTCCAGATTTCCTGGAATTTATAAAGGGTAATAATATTCTTCTTCAAAAGGGATTGAAAAAATATTCGGTTTATAATTAG
- a CDS encoding glycoside hydrolase family 26 protein, producing the protein MKKYLPLLLFLFLAMLGFSYGQKPVLENNMVDAKATTETKALFYNLKNLAGKGVLFGQQDALMYGVGWQGEYDKSDVKSITGSHPALFGCDLESIAKDDSDLQSAEKLKSYCLQAYKMGGINTLSWHVQNFVTGKNFYDTTKCVSSILPGGEKHKEFTKSLDKIASLIKSLKTGKGIAIPVIFRPFHENTGNWFWWGKPFCTAHQYKALWQFTVKYLRDKKQLHNLIYAYSPDRISGNFDNYMERYPGDDFVDVLGFDNYYEFKDLNDERSIDIAVKSIGQICTYAISKNKIAALTETGQEKLVQPKWFTTVFNKIMNDAEASKISYLMVWRNAHTGHFYAPYPGHSSEIDFKEFYNNPKTLFLKNIGNMYDTKKSIILPN; encoded by the coding sequence ATGAAAAAATATCTTCCTTTATTGCTTTTCTTATTTCTTGCCATGTTGGGGTTTTCTTATGGACAAAAACCTGTATTAGAAAACAACATGGTTGATGCCAAGGCAACAACAGAGACAAAAGCCCTGTTTTATAATTTAAAAAACTTGGCTGGAAAAGGAGTGCTTTTTGGTCAGCAGGATGCTTTAATGTATGGGGTTGGTTGGCAAGGAGAATATGATAAGAGCGATGTTAAGAGTATAACAGGTTCTCATCCGGCATTATTCGGGTGTGATTTGGAATCCATTGCAAAAGACGATTCAGATCTTCAAAGCGCCGAAAAACTTAAAAGTTATTGTTTACAGGCTTACAAAATGGGTGGAATAAATACATTGAGCTGGCATGTTCAAAATTTTGTGACTGGAAAGAATTTTTACGATACCACAAAATGTGTTTCCTCTATTCTGCCCGGCGGCGAAAAACACAAGGAATTTACCAAATCTTTAGATAAAATTGCCTCGCTAATCAAATCTCTAAAAACCGGTAAAGGAATCGCTATTCCGGTTATTTTTCGTCCATTTCATGAGAATACGGGCAATTGGTTTTGGTGGGGAAAGCCTTTCTGTACTGCACATCAGTATAAAGCTCTATGGCAGTTTACGGTTAAATATCTTCGAGATAAAAAGCAACTACATAATCTAATTTACGCTTACTCTCCAGATCGAATCTCTGGAAATTTTGATAACTACATGGAACGCTACCCTGGCGATGACTTTGTTGATGTTCTAGGTTTCGATAACTATTATGAATTTAAAGATCTGAATGATGAACGATCAATTGATATAGCCGTTAAATCGATTGGACAAATTTGCACTTACGCAATCTCAAAAAACAAAATTGCGGCATTAACAGAAACAGGTCAGGAGAAACTCGTTCAGCCAAAATGGTTTACAACGGTTTTTAACAAAATAATGAACGATGCTGAAGCTTCAAAAATCTCTTATTTAATGGTTTGGCGAAATGCTCATACGGGTCATTTTTATGCACCATATCCTGGTCATTCGAGTGAAATCGATTTTAAAGAATTTTATAATAACCCAAAAACACTTTTTCTTAAAAATATAGGGAATATGTACGACACAAAAAAATCAATAATATTACCTAACTAA
- a CDS encoding glycosidase, translating into MIDFEKRRQQLEEAHQNLVAIKNKKAVLGNGIFDRYENPVLTAGHAPLNWKYDFNPQTNPYLLERIGINATFNAGAIKFNNKYILVVRVEGTDRKSFFAVAESDNGVDNFTFWNEPVTLPETSEPDTNVYDMRIVSHEDGWMYGLFCTERKDPNAPAHDQSMAVAQCGIVRTKDLKTWERLADLKTPSPQQRNVVLHPEFVDGKYAFYTRPQDGFIESGTGGGIGFGLSESIENAVIEKELIVDNKNYHTVYEAKNGMGPEPIKTPHGWLFLAHGVRNTAAGLRYVLYMFMTDLNDLTKVIYKPAGYLLAPEGKERIGDVSNVVFSNGWILDEDGTMFIYYASSDTRMHVATSTLDILVDYVMNTPADELRSAATVNRILTNIEKNKVSSVISE; encoded by the coding sequence ATGATAGATTTTGAAAAAAGAAGACAGCAATTAGAGGAAGCACACCAAAATTTAGTTGCAATTAAAAATAAAAAAGCAGTTTTGGGAAATGGGATTTTCGACAGATATGAAAACCCTGTTTTAACTGCCGGTCATGCGCCATTAAACTGGAAATATGATTTTAATCCACAAACGAACCCTTATTTGTTAGAGCGGATTGGTATCAATGCCACCTTTAACGCTGGTGCAATTAAGTTTAATAACAAATATATTTTAGTTGTTAGGGTAGAGGGAACCGACCGAAAATCTTTTTTTGCTGTTGCCGAAAGCGACAACGGGGTTGATAACTTTACTTTTTGGAATGAGCCGGTAACCCTTCCGGAAACGAGCGAGCCTGACACCAATGTTTACGATATGCGTATTGTTTCCCATGAGGATGGCTGGATGTATGGTTTATTCTGCACAGAAAGAAAAGACCCAAATGCGCCTGCACACGATCAATCTATGGCTGTTGCGCAATGTGGAATTGTGCGTACAAAAGATTTAAAAACCTGGGAACGTTTGGCAGATTTAAAAACGCCATCGCCACAACAACGGAATGTGGTGCTGCATCCAGAATTTGTAGATGGAAAGTATGCTTTTTACACCCGTCCGCAGGATGGTTTTATTGAAAGCGGAACCGGTGGTGGAATTGGATTTGGGTTAAGTGAATCCATCGAAAATGCAGTGATTGAAAAGGAGTTAATTGTTGATAATAAAAACTACCATACCGTTTATGAGGCTAAAAACGGAATGGGGCCAGAACCGATTAAAACACCACATGGCTGGTTATTTTTAGCCCATGGTGTAAGAAATACCGCTGCCGGACTACGTTATGTGCTATATATGTTTATGACAGATTTAAACGATTTAACGAAAGTAATTTATAAACCTGCTGGATATCTTTTAGCTCCAGAAGGAAAAGAACGTATCGGAGACGTATCGAACGTAGTTTTTAGCAATGGGTGGATTTTAGATGAAGACGGAACGATGTTTATATATTATGCTTCTTCGGATACGAGAATGCACGTTGCAACCAGCACATTAGATATTCTGGTAGATTATGTAATGAACACGCCTGCAGATGAATTGCGTTCTGCCGCCACGGTGAACAGAATTTTAACCAATATTGAAAAGAACAAAGTGAGTTCAGTAATTTCGGAATAG